From one Amycolatopsis sp. FDAARGOS 1241 genomic stretch:
- a CDS encoding DIP1984 family protein gives MREEMKLAEALALRADATKRIEQLRTRIVASARYQEGEEPAENAADLLTEAGTTLDELEDLIRRINRTNAQTPLGDGSVTDALARRDALRLRHSVLTAAADAASGRGHGIARQLRSELRQLAALPVAELRDRADRVALDLRTLDVDIQRTNWEADLLP, from the coding sequence ATGAGAGAGGAGATGAAGCTCGCGGAAGCCCTGGCGCTGCGTGCCGACGCGACCAAGCGGATCGAGCAGCTGCGCACGCGGATCGTGGCGAGCGCGCGTTACCAAGAGGGTGAAGAGCCGGCCGAGAACGCCGCCGACCTGCTCACGGAAGCCGGCACCACCCTCGACGAACTCGAGGACCTGATCCGGCGTATCAACCGCACCAACGCGCAAACCCCGCTGGGCGACGGCAGCGTCACGGACGCTCTGGCCCGCCGCGACGCGCTCCGCCTGCGCCACTCCGTCCTCACGGCCGCCGCCGACGCCGCGTCCGGCCGCGGGCACGGCATCGCGCGCCAGCTGCGGTCCGAACTGCGCCAGCTGGCCGCCCTCCCCGTGGCCGAACTGCGCGACCGCGCCGACCGCGTCGCCCTGGACCTGCGCACCCTCGACGTCGACATCCAGCGCACCAACTGGGAAGCCGACCTGCTGCCCTGA
- a CDS encoding DinB family protein produces the protein MATERIGPPSIAGEREMLRAFLDFHRATLAMKCDGLSDEQLRQRSMPPSTLSLLGLVRHLAEVERTWFRRVVDGEDVPLVWSPDGDFQVAYDATESTRAEAFAAWQEEVAHSRRIEAAAESLDVVVHNARWGEDVSLRLVMLHLIHEYARHNGHADFLREGVDGVTGV, from the coding sequence ATGGCGACGGAGCGGATCGGGCCGCCGTCGATCGCGGGGGAGCGGGAGATGCTGCGGGCGTTCCTGGACTTCCACCGCGCGACGCTCGCGATGAAGTGCGACGGCCTGTCCGACGAGCAGCTGCGGCAGCGCTCGATGCCGCCGTCCACGCTGTCGCTGCTGGGGCTGGTGCGGCACCTCGCCGAGGTCGAGCGCACGTGGTTCCGCCGGGTAGTCGACGGCGAGGACGTCCCGCTCGTCTGGTCGCCCGACGGCGACTTCCAGGTCGCCTACGACGCGACCGAGTCGACGCGCGCGGAGGCGTTCGCCGCGTGGCAGGAGGAGGTGGCGCACTCGCGGCGGATCGAGGCGGCGGCCGAGTCGCTCGACGTCGTCGTCCACAACGCACGCTGGGGTGAGGACGTGTCGCTGCGGCTGGTGATGCTGCACCTGATCCACGAATACGCGCGCCACAACGGCCACGCCGACTTCCTGCGCGAGGGGGTCGACGGGGTGACCGGGGTGTGA
- a CDS encoding 2-dehydropantoate 2-reductase translates to MASGKRILVVGAGATGGFFGGRLHQAGRDVTFLVRPRRAKLLAERGLRITGLGEETVLTPNLVEADRLTGPYDLVLFTVKAAGLEQAAADVAPAVGPRTLVLPVLNGMRHVDVLTARFGEERVLGGVAIVATTVDGSGDIRRLVDMQSLTYGARSESAPPELADVHALLSDAGFPTALAPDITSQMWAKWAFIASIGAVTALMRGTVGDVAGQPGGIAFADAVVAECAAVAEAAGHPVAAPALENARATVTEIGSPRAPSLYRDLTSGRPVEGEQIFGDLVDRAHALGVSVPLLELVRLNLRVYQSRLG, encoded by the coding sequence ATGGCGAGCGGGAAGCGGATCCTCGTGGTGGGCGCCGGTGCGACCGGCGGGTTCTTCGGCGGCCGGCTGCACCAGGCCGGGCGCGACGTGACGTTCCTGGTGCGCCCGCGGCGGGCGAAGCTCCTGGCGGAGCGCGGCCTGCGCATCACGGGCCTCGGCGAGGAGACGGTGCTGACGCCGAACCTCGTCGAAGCGGACCGGCTGACCGGGCCCTACGACCTCGTGCTGTTCACGGTCAAGGCGGCCGGGCTCGAGCAGGCCGCCGCGGACGTGGCGCCGGCCGTCGGCCCGCGCACCCTCGTGCTGCCCGTGCTCAACGGCATGCGCCACGTCGACGTGCTCACCGCGCGCTTCGGCGAGGAGCGTGTACTCGGCGGCGTCGCGATCGTCGCGACCACTGTGGACGGTTCCGGTGACATCCGGCGGCTCGTCGACATGCAGTCGCTCACCTACGGCGCCCGCAGCGAGTCGGCCCCGCCCGAGCTCGCCGACGTGCACGCACTGCTCTCGGACGCCGGCTTCCCCACGGCGCTGGCACCGGACATCACGTCGCAGATGTGGGCGAAGTGGGCCTTCATCGCGTCGATCGGCGCGGTGACCGCGCTCATGCGCGGCACCGTCGGCGACGTCGCCGGGCAGCCCGGCGGGATCGCCTTCGCCGACGCCGTCGTCGCCGAGTGCGCAGCTGTCGCGGAGGCGGCCGGCCACCCCGTGGCGGCGCCCGCGCTCGAGAACGCCCGCGCGACCGTCACCGAGATCGGCTCGCCCCGTGCGCCGTCGTTGTACCGGGACCTCACTTCCGGCCGACCCGTGGAAGGCGAGCAGATCTTCGGCGACCTCGTCGACCGCGCCCACGCGCTCGGCGTCTCCGTGCCGCTGCTCGAACTCGTGCGGCTCAACCTGCGCGTGTACCAGTCGCGCCTCGGCTGA